Below is a window of Desulfovermiculus halophilus DSM 18834 DNA.
GGGGAGCACAGCCTGGCTTTCCGCCCCCAGAAAAGATGAGTACCAGACAGCCAAGAGCCCCATGATCGCCGGGACGTTCTCCTCCAGTTCCGCGGTTTGGAAGTGTTCGTCCACCATGTGCGCCCCGAGCAGAAAGTCCTCAAAGCGGTCCATTCCAATGAGCAGGGCCAGAGGCAGACCAATGGCCGACCATACAGAATACCGCCCGCCGACCCAGTCCCAGAAACGGAACATATTTTTCGGATCGATCCCGAACTCCCGGACTTTGGGCTCATTGGTGGATACGGCCACAAAATGCCGGGCCACATCAGCCTTCTCCCCGAGCTCGTCTGTCAGCCATTTCCGGGCGGAACGGGCATTGGTCATGGTTTCCTGAGTGGTGAACGTCTTGGAAGCGATGACGAACAGGGTTGTTTCCGGGTCCAGGGCATGGAGGCACTGATGCAGATGCGTGGGATCGATGTTGGAGACAAAATGACAGGAGAGTCCGGGCTGGCCGTATGCGGCCAGGGCTTTGGCCGCCATGCGCGGTCCGAGATCAGATCCCCCGATGCCGATATTGACCACGTCTGTGATCTGCCTCCCGGTGCTTCCGGTCCACTCCCCTGACCTGACCCGGGCGGTGAACTCCCGCATCTGGTCCAGAACCGCGTTCACCCCGGGCATCACATCCTGTCCGTCGACTTCTATGGGGCGATTGGACCGGTTGCGCAGGGCGATATGCAGGACACTTCGGTCCTCGGTCCGGTTGATCCGTGCTCCGGAGTACATGGCCTGGATCTTTCCCTCCAGATCCATTTCCCGGGCCAGTGAAAACAGAAGCTCCATGCACCGGGTGTCGATGCGCTGCTTGGAATAGTCGTACAGAATCGGCCCCAAGCGAAGGGAAAAGCGTTCAAAGCGACGCGGATCGTCCCGGAACATATCCCGGAGATGTGCCTGGTCCATGACCCGGCGGTAATCAGCCAAGGCCTTCCAGGCCTGAGTCGACGGTGGCGTAGGCATAGAGCCTCCTTGTCTTCGGTGGTCTGTGGTCTGTGGTCACCCCCGGCACCTGTCAATCTCCCTTTTTCAGGCGCCAGCCGTGGAGCAGGCCGAAGGCCCCGGCCAGCATCATATCCCC
It encodes the following:
- the pgi gene encoding glucose-6-phosphate isomerase, producing MPTPPSTQAWKALADYRRVMDQAHLRDMFRDDPRRFERFSLRLGPILYDYSKQRIDTRCMELLFSLAREMDLEGKIQAMYSGARINRTEDRSVLHIALRNRSNRPIEVDGQDVMPGVNAVLDQMREFTARVRSGEWTGSTGRQITDVVNIGIGGSDLGPRMAAKALAAYGQPGLSCHFVSNIDPTHLHQCLHALDPETTLFVIASKTFTTQETMTNARSARKWLTDELGEKADVARHFVAVSTNEPKVREFGIDPKNMFRFWDWVGGRYSVWSAIGLPLALLIGMDRFEDFLLGAHMVDEHFQTAELEENVPAIMGLLAVWYSSFLGAESQAVLPYDQYLEDFPAYLQQGEMESNGKRITMDGEVVDYPTGPIIWGEPGTNGQHAFFQLLHQGTRLVPCDFIAFARSLNPIGEHHEILLANFFAQTEALMRGKTEAEAKEELKAQGLDQEQVERLVRHKTFPGNRPSSSIVVEELTPYTLGALMALYEHKIFVQGAVWNINSFDQMGVELGKQLAKAILPELQSPGSVSAHDNSTNGLINAWKALAGPR